A genomic stretch from Aedes albopictus strain Foshan chromosome 2, AalbF5, whole genome shotgun sequence includes:
- the LOC109429026 gene encoding probable serine/threonine-protein kinase kinX isoform X2, with amino-acid sequence MVIKVYISGMSGSKEVKKRQQRVTMILDSKHIPYTIVDITEPGQEAEKDFMQKNSEHNGATISDQNPRHPLPPQMFNDAEYCGDYDDFDLANEVDNLEVFLKMEAPKPVSEDQQRNGTGDAVQDQQSQVTAAAAAATEASTEDDEDKENKTEEGANEQNEVETNEQTTNDESETKEDRDDDAIEREETATAVEDEKLEEKKLELVEASMDADDSSHQMQEDEKVVGTVENSDEDKEPEVAEHKTKELSENEAEEPMIVDEESKEPVEATTVNARTPQDAEDNEENSRSILTELPSSEASESETKVESVDPITEKHSEETEEHTDAEVDEVTQEGETDSSQSVKKDSEQPMSLDDEDSKSAVPVVDTENQNIEEESVENIEEISDETDQKPVVENETPMSPITTDEESTPSDEPTADLQPTVESAKDPPPENDEIENEPTMVEAAGGGGDEEDDDESDSDEPVSVMEVTKAVDDGEVTEGLLLDNPVEEETVQETGGDPKDDVSGKLVDTDDPMLAEQEQEE; translated from the exons GTGAAAAAACGCCAGCAGCGAGTGACGATGATCCTCGACAGCAAGCACATCCCCTACACGATCGTCGATATCACAGAGCCCGGCCAGGAAGCGGAGAAGGACTTCATGCAGAAGAATTCCGAGCACAACGGGGCGACGATCAGCGATCAGAACCCGCGTCACCCGCTACCCCCGCAGATGTTCAACGATGCCGAGTACTGCGGGGACTACGACGACTTCGACTTGGCCAACGAGGTGGACAACCTGGAGGTGTTCCTCAAGATGGAAGCCCCGAAACCGGTGAGCGAAGACCAGCAGAGGAATGGCACCGGCGACGCCGTCCAGGACCAGCAGAGCCAGGtgacagcggcggcggcggcggcgacggagGCGTCGACGGAAGACGACGAGGACAAAGAAAATAAGACTGAAGAGGGAGCGAACGAG CAAAACGAGGTCGAAACAAACGAGCAGACAACCAACGACGAATCCGAAACGAAAGAAGATCGAGATGACGATGCAATAGAGCGGGAAGAGACTGCAACTGCCGTTGAAGATGAGAAACTAGAGGAGAAGAAACTAGAACTGGTCGAAGCATCTATGGATGCTGATGATTCCTCGCATCAGATGCAAGAAGATGAGAAAGTGGTAGGAACGGTAGAAAATAGTGACGAAGATAAAGAACCTGAAGTTGCTGAACACAAAACCAAAGAACTGTCGGAAAACGAAGCCGAGGAACCTATGATTGTTGATGAAGAAAGCAAAGAACCTGTCGAAGCCACAACAGTAAACGCGAGAACACCTCAAGATGCTGAAGACAACGAAGAAAATAGTAGGAGCATCCTGACAGAGCTTCCTTCATCGGAAGCATCAGAATCAGAAACTAAAGTAGAAAGTGTTGACCCGATTACAGAGAAACACTCAGAAGAAACTGAAGAACATACTGACGCAGAAGTAGATGAAGTGACTCAAGAAGGTGAAACGGACAGTTCTCAAAGTGTCAAGAAAGACTCTGAACAACCCATGAGCCTTGACGACGAAGACAGTAAATCCGCAGTACCAGTTGTAGATACAGAAAATCAGAACATCGAAGAAGAATCAGTTGAAAACATAGAAGAGATCAGCGATGAAACCGATCAGAAACCAGTCGTTGAGAACGAGACACCAATGTCTCCCATCACGACAGATGAAGAAAGTACCCCATCCGACGAACCAACAGCAGATCTTCAACCCACGGTGGAAAGCGCCAAAGATCCTCCGCCGGAAAATGATGAAATTGAAAACGAACCAACAATGGTCGAAGCTGCTGGTGGTGGCGGCGATGAAGAGGATGACGATGAAAGTGACAGTGACGAACCCGTATCGGTGATGGAGGTGACAAAAGCAGTTGATGACGGCGAAGTAACTGAAGGCCTGCTCCTAGATAATCCGGTGGAAGAGGAAACTGTTCAGGAGACCGGCGGCGATCCGAAG GATGACGTATCCGGCAAACTAGTGGACACCGACGATCCCATGTTGGCCGAGCAAGAGCAGGAGGAGTAA
- the LOC109429026 gene encoding probable serine/threonine-protein kinase kinX isoform X1: MVIKVYISGMSGSKEVKKRQQRVTMILDSKHIPYTIVDITEPGQEAEKDFMQKNSEHNGATISDQNPRHPLPPQMFNDAEYCGDYDDFDLANEVDNLEVFLKMEAPKPVSEDQQRNGTGDAVQDQQSQVTAAAAAATEASTEDDEDKENKTEEGANEQNEVETNEQTTNDESETKEDRDDDAIEREETATAVEDEKLEEKKLELVEASMDADDSSHQMQEDEKVVGTVENSDEDKEPEVAEHKTKELSENEAEEPMIVDEESKEPVEATTVNARTPQDAEDNEENSRSILTELPSSEASESETKVESVDPITEKHSEETEEHTDAEVDEVTQEGETDSSQSVKKDSEQPMSLDDEDSKSAVPVVDTENQNIEEESVENIEEISDETDQKPVVENETPMSPITTDEESTPSDEPTADLQPTVESAKDPPPENDEIENEPTMVEAAGGGGDEEDDDESDSDEPVSVMEVTKAVDDGEVTEGLLLDNPVEEETVQETGGDPKETSSDVHGYDEDLAEQRELLKAAAAMGEREDADEEAEEDVEIAEEDDVSGKLVDTDDPMLAEQEQEE; this comes from the exons GTGAAAAAACGCCAGCAGCGAGTGACGATGATCCTCGACAGCAAGCACATCCCCTACACGATCGTCGATATCACAGAGCCCGGCCAGGAAGCGGAGAAGGACTTCATGCAGAAGAATTCCGAGCACAACGGGGCGACGATCAGCGATCAGAACCCGCGTCACCCGCTACCCCCGCAGATGTTCAACGATGCCGAGTACTGCGGGGACTACGACGACTTCGACTTGGCCAACGAGGTGGACAACCTGGAGGTGTTCCTCAAGATGGAAGCCCCGAAACCGGTGAGCGAAGACCAGCAGAGGAATGGCACCGGCGACGCCGTCCAGGACCAGCAGAGCCAGGtgacagcggcggcggcggcggcgacggagGCGTCGACGGAAGACGACGAGGACAAAGAAAATAAGACTGAAGAGGGAGCGAACGAG CAAAACGAGGTCGAAACAAACGAGCAGACAACCAACGACGAATCCGAAACGAAAGAAGATCGAGATGACGATGCAATAGAGCGGGAAGAGACTGCAACTGCCGTTGAAGATGAGAAACTAGAGGAGAAGAAACTAGAACTGGTCGAAGCATCTATGGATGCTGATGATTCCTCGCATCAGATGCAAGAAGATGAGAAAGTGGTAGGAACGGTAGAAAATAGTGACGAAGATAAAGAACCTGAAGTTGCTGAACACAAAACCAAAGAACTGTCGGAAAACGAAGCCGAGGAACCTATGATTGTTGATGAAGAAAGCAAAGAACCTGTCGAAGCCACAACAGTAAACGCGAGAACACCTCAAGATGCTGAAGACAACGAAGAAAATAGTAGGAGCATCCTGACAGAGCTTCCTTCATCGGAAGCATCAGAATCAGAAACTAAAGTAGAAAGTGTTGACCCGATTACAGAGAAACACTCAGAAGAAACTGAAGAACATACTGACGCAGAAGTAGATGAAGTGACTCAAGAAGGTGAAACGGACAGTTCTCAAAGTGTCAAGAAAGACTCTGAACAACCCATGAGCCTTGACGACGAAGACAGTAAATCCGCAGTACCAGTTGTAGATACAGAAAATCAGAACATCGAAGAAGAATCAGTTGAAAACATAGAAGAGATCAGCGATGAAACCGATCAGAAACCAGTCGTTGAGAACGAGACACCAATGTCTCCCATCACGACAGATGAAGAAAGTACCCCATCCGACGAACCAACAGCAGATCTTCAACCCACGGTGGAAAGCGCCAAAGATCCTCCGCCGGAAAATGATGAAATTGAAAACGAACCAACAATGGTCGAAGCTGCTGGTGGTGGCGGCGATGAAGAGGATGACGATGAAAGTGACAGTGACGAACCCGTATCGGTGATGGAGGTGACAAAAGCAGTTGATGACGGCGAAGTAACTGAAGGCCTGCTCCTAGATAATCCGGTGGAAGAGGAAACTGTTCAGGAGACCGGCGGCGATCCGAAG GAAACTTCTAGCGACGTGCACGGTTACGACGAAGATTTGGCGgagcagagggaacttctgaaggcggCCGCTGCCATGGGAGAACGAGAGGACGCCGACGAGGAAGCCGAAGAGGACGTGGAGATTGCCGAAGAG GATGACGTATCCGGCAAACTAGTGGACACCGACGATCCCATGTTGGCCGAGCAAGAGCAGGAGGAGTAA
- the LOC109429026 gene encoding protein starmaker isoform X3, producing MVIKVYISGMSGSKEVKKRQQRVTMILDSKHIPYTIVDITEPGQEAEKDFMQKNSEHNGATISDQNPRHPLPPQMFNDAEYCGDYDDFDLANEVDNLEVFLKMEAPKPQNEVETNEQTTNDESETKEDRDDDAIEREETATAVEDEKLEEKKLELVEASMDADDSSHQMQEDEKVVGTVENSDEDKEPEVAEHKTKELSENEAEEPMIVDEESKEPVEATTVNARTPQDAEDNEENSRSILTELPSSEASESETKVESVDPITEKHSEETEEHTDAEVDEVTQEGETDSSQSVKKDSEQPMSLDDEDSKSAVPVVDTENQNIEEESVENIEEISDETDQKPVVENETPMSPITTDEESTPSDEPTADLQPTVESAKDPPPENDEIENEPTMVEAAGGGGDEEDDDESDSDEPVSVMEVTKAVDDGEVTEGLLLDNPVEEETVQETGGDPKETSSDVHGYDEDLAEQRELLKAAAAMGEREDADEEAEEDVEIAEEDDVSGKLVDTDDPMLAEQEQEE from the exons GTGAAAAAACGCCAGCAGCGAGTGACGATGATCCTCGACAGCAAGCACATCCCCTACACGATCGTCGATATCACAGAGCCCGGCCAGGAAGCGGAGAAGGACTTCATGCAGAAGAATTCCGAGCACAACGGGGCGACGATCAGCGATCAGAACCCGCGTCACCCGCTACCCCCGCAGATGTTCAACGATGCCGAGTACTGCGGGGACTACGACGACTTCGACTTGGCCAACGAGGTGGACAACCTGGAGGTGTTCCTCAAGATGGAAGCCCCGAAACCG CAAAACGAGGTCGAAACAAACGAGCAGACAACCAACGACGAATCCGAAACGAAAGAAGATCGAGATGACGATGCAATAGAGCGGGAAGAGACTGCAACTGCCGTTGAAGATGAGAAACTAGAGGAGAAGAAACTAGAACTGGTCGAAGCATCTATGGATGCTGATGATTCCTCGCATCAGATGCAAGAAGATGAGAAAGTGGTAGGAACGGTAGAAAATAGTGACGAAGATAAAGAACCTGAAGTTGCTGAACACAAAACCAAAGAACTGTCGGAAAACGAAGCCGAGGAACCTATGATTGTTGATGAAGAAAGCAAAGAACCTGTCGAAGCCACAACAGTAAACGCGAGAACACCTCAAGATGCTGAAGACAACGAAGAAAATAGTAGGAGCATCCTGACAGAGCTTCCTTCATCGGAAGCATCAGAATCAGAAACTAAAGTAGAAAGTGTTGACCCGATTACAGAGAAACACTCAGAAGAAACTGAAGAACATACTGACGCAGAAGTAGATGAAGTGACTCAAGAAGGTGAAACGGACAGTTCTCAAAGTGTCAAGAAAGACTCTGAACAACCCATGAGCCTTGACGACGAAGACAGTAAATCCGCAGTACCAGTTGTAGATACAGAAAATCAGAACATCGAAGAAGAATCAGTTGAAAACATAGAAGAGATCAGCGATGAAACCGATCAGAAACCAGTCGTTGAGAACGAGACACCAATGTCTCCCATCACGACAGATGAAGAAAGTACCCCATCCGACGAACCAACAGCAGATCTTCAACCCACGGTGGAAAGCGCCAAAGATCCTCCGCCGGAAAATGATGAAATTGAAAACGAACCAACAATGGTCGAAGCTGCTGGTGGTGGCGGCGATGAAGAGGATGACGATGAAAGTGACAGTGACGAACCCGTATCGGTGATGGAGGTGACAAAAGCAGTTGATGACGGCGAAGTAACTGAAGGCCTGCTCCTAGATAATCCGGTGGAAGAGGAAACTGTTCAGGAGACCGGCGGCGATCCGAAG GAAACTTCTAGCGACGTGCACGGTTACGACGAAGATTTGGCGgagcagagggaacttctgaaggcggCCGCTGCCATGGGAGAACGAGAGGACGCCGACGAGGAAGCCGAAGAGGACGTGGAGATTGCCGAAGAG GATGACGTATCCGGCAAACTAGTGGACACCGACGATCCCATGTTGGCCGAGCAAGAGCAGGAGGAGTAA